The genome window aaaatttttttacaataatatttcataaaattttcagcTTTATGTTATACATGGATATACATTTCACTGTTACACATAGAGCAAAGAATATCAAGTAAACTAGTTCTCTTGTCGATTTTATGCGCATATCCATCATATTCACAAAAGTCGATTTATTATATGAGAGCATTATTATAAGAAGGCTCAAGACAAATAAATGcgtaatattatagaaaattgtttCACATAGTAACTCCATGATGACATTTAGATGAGGGAAggtttgtaataataaaaaatcttacaaaaaatgatactcttttcttttaatgtttttgagaaataaaaaagaattatgtatgagaaaagttatttttaaatagaaataatgctaaatataagaatatatatattcataaagaatatttaaagaacattataaaaaatgtatatcgcaataagtttattttcacaaaaatatgatttaaaaaatatcaaaaatatataatattgacaattataatttgatttttacatattatttttatatttgttttgtgTAAAACAttcctatatttatatttttttcaaaataataaaataatttgaaaaattatgtcaaaaaaatatattaaataatataagtttagattaataaattaatagtaatatgaaaatttttttatatctatattatatatataaaattgaaaatttttaaacctcaaaataattcaataaatatcagaatataatttgccaaaaataaaataaatctctaaaatatatacaataatgaagtttaataaaattatcgtcTTAAATTTGCGCATTGTATTTACGATTATCGGTAAACTAGCGTACGTAGATTTGTATACCATTCAAAGATAAGAACAAGAATAAGAGAgcctatatataaatatacacacatttacaCATTCTATCTCAAGGATTTCATAACAGAAAATAACCTTAGCGTTCTCTAACGTATTATTGGCTCATTGGCTGATCCTGGGTGATCCTTGAGAAGCATGTGCGCACATGTGCGGCGAGTGTTTTCACATTGtgtttatatagattatttcacttaatgtaaattacataacACATTGCATAAAATTAGTAATCTTCATTCACTGACAttacgaagaaaaataaatttcagaaataagaaaatccATCAAAAGGTAaagtataataacaataaaacaaaGGACAAAGAGAACAAAGGATTCATTCATGTATTTTGCAGAGTAACATACAACATGAATGAATCAGATGATGATAGTTCGGATAGTAGCAATGATTTTACTGGTATTACGCCAAAGGACGAACTATCAGCGAGTTTCTTTTCGATAAAGCCAGCTATAAAATCTAACTTGGTGAATTCAAAGAGCTACAGCGAAGATGAGAGTAGCGATGATGACAATTTCACAACTGTTGAAAATGATATCAATCTATTCTCAGAAGTGGTCAAGAACCTGAAAGCCTCAGAGAAGGCTGCTGTGAATGATGAGAAGTCGCAACAATCCAATTCAAAGGAAGATGAGTTACAGGATGTTAAGAAAGTCAAGATTGAACCGAAGAATGATATAAAGGATGaaataaatgcagttttaCTCCAAGGAGAAAGTAGAACACATACATTCCATGATGATGAGAGTACagatgaagagaaaaaagaggaagaagaaataaaacgtCCGGCTGATTATGCTATACCTAAAGAAGGTGTTAAAATAACTTTGCCAGGTACAAGTATGATTTTGAAGAAGAAACCAGGTAATAAGAAAGAGACAGATTTAACAGCTCTTTTACGAAGAAAACTAAAGGCTAATCagataataatagagaaagcAGCTCGACTTTGTTGGTTAGCATATGGATTTTATCTGAATTGCCAAGCGAATGATCCTGAAATAATGGCAATAACAGTATCTCTTATctcaacaaaaaattatccaaaggatagttttaatttgacatatcTAACAAAGTTCACAAAATGGTTCAGGAATATGTTTACAATAGAATCTAATGACAAAGAAGTCATTATAAATAAGGAAACATTGTTAAAAAGAATAGCAGAGAAAAACATTGTTAATTATAGAGAATTGGTAATACTATATGTAGCAATACTAAGAGGTATTGGTTTACATTGTCGTCTAATAGTGTCTCTCAATCCACCACTTGTAAAAGCTTATAATGACTTATTACCTAAAACAAATTCAACAcagaaaaatgataaagttaATGAAGAACCTAAAGGAACGAAGAGAAAAACAGGttcttctaaaaaagaaaaaaacacaaattccaaaaagaaaagtatcaaaaataatgtagTTGAGAATAGTGAAAGTGCACGAAGAAACGCTAATGCAGAAGCAAAGAAAAGGGCAGCAGAGATTCTTCGctcaaaatattcatatactaaaaaaaacaaagatactTTAAATAACAGTACAAAAGTCTCTCAAGATAATGCTTCTACATCAAAGGATGGCAAAGGAGATTCCACAAAtttagaaaagataaatacCGGTCCATCTCCAAGACGTTTAAGATCTAGTAAAGCATATAATTCTGCATCTGCAGTAACCAAACAACAAAGCAATACACAGACtaattcagaaaatattcAATCTAAAAAAGGTTCtaagagaatattatttagttcAGACTCGAGTTCAGAAGATGAAGAACCACTCAGTAAGGTAAAGAAGAAACGTAGTGATAACAATAAAACAGTTGTTAAATCTAAACGTGAGAATGAAAAGAAAGACTCAATGTCAGATGATGAAactgataataatgataaattaaaaaagagactGGATGTATGGGTTGAAGTATATGTGGAATCCAAAGAAAGCTGGATAAGTGTAAATATAATGGATGGAAATGTGGATTGTGTAACTGACatatatgtaagtaaaaaataaaaaaacattcctgtgattattatttaattctaattcttataattgtttaattgtcatataagataattatattgtatataaatatatatatttagtaacattaattatgtaataatgtttcaGAAAAAAGCAAGTAAACCAGTATTATACGTAATAGCTTATAATTCAGAAGgattaataaaagatgttaCAAGACGTTATTGTCCACAATGGCTTTCTGTTACTCGTAAACAACGTATTGATGAGAAATGGTGGACTGAGACCTTAAGTTATTGgatagaaaaagagacaaataTGTCTAAAAAGGAAGATGAATTACTTCTGCAAAAGTAAGTTCTTTTTttgctacatatatatttcaaactctatcataattaatcaaacataACTGTAGTGTCATATGAATGACATCAAGAGATAATAATACTCTAttgataaaacataattatttgcaGAGAGTTAGAACAGCCATTGCCTAAAACTGTTAGCGAATGCAAAGGACACCCCTTATATGTGCTTGTTAGGCATTTACTCAAATATGAAGCCTTATATCCACCGGATTGCGTACCACTCGGACATTTAAAAACGGGGGAAGCTATTTATTCGAGATATTGCGTGCACACGCTATGTTCGAGAGAAACCTGGCTCAAGAAAGCTCGAGTAGTTAAACCGAAGCAAGATGCTTACAAAATAGTTAAGGCACTTCCAAAATATGATAAGGTAAAATTGCGctaatttatttcaacgaatcaattaagaaaataattttctgattttataaaaattattatttgtacaataaatattataataaaatattataattaaagaatttttatatagcttTCAGGCATGAAGATTAAAGATTCTGCATTAGAACTATTTGGAGAATGGCAAACTACAGAATATGATCCACCAGAGGCTAAAAATGGCATTGTACCTCGTAATGAGTATGGAAACGTAGATTTGTTTAAGAAATGTATGCTTCCAAAAGGCACAGTGCATATAAACCGTAAGCACAATACAACTTTcgtattattatgataaacaGATACTTTCCTAAAATCTTTAGCGAGgaatttgtttctttaaataattttttacataaacgaAATGAAGAGCAttgttacatgtatatttaactgacattacttttttttataaaatgttttagaaaattaagaatatactGAATTTCTATTTTGCTACAAAATCAAAAGACAGAATTATTTAAGTATAGTTATAGCGATGCATTATGTAACGAATGAATCCTCATAGTTCCAGGATTAAATCGTATTGCCCGGAAACTGAACATAGATTGCGTGGCCGCTGTAGTGGGTTTCAATTTCGGTTACATGGGTGCTGTGCCAGCCACAGAAGGCTTTGTCGTATGCACCGAATATGAAGATACATTACGAGACGCTTGGGAAACAGAACAAGTCGAGGCGGCTAAACGCGCCagagagaaaagggaaaaGAGGATTTACGGCAATTGGAAGAAACTCATTAGAGGTTTACTTATTAAGGAAAAACTATcgcaaaaatatgaatttcaaGAGGAATCAAAAACCAATCAATCGAATAAACGTTCAAAGCAACCAAAAGGCACTGTAAAAAAGTCTAAAGCATAATATAGAAcgcgtacatatattttttgtatattaattgaaaaattcttgTCTCTAAAATGAAGTATTATTTGTATTGAATACTAGTATATTAAACATTCAcagataattattcaattgttaaaacttttttcatcagtattttatacaataattttatataataataaataagataagaaataatgatttttttttttttttttgttttcgagTATTGCATGTTTggttgtaaatattttttgtgtgaattaaataatttttatactatacaTGTTTCCTTTCTCAATTCCttcgttaaatttatttttaagaaaatgctgtaataatatttattatatttactatgttatattaaaaatatatagagagacacatatttatgaatttttcaattatataaaagaaaaattttattttgtatattgatcagacaaaataatttattgaaattaaatttgtgatattaatttttattttatatttcttatggCTGTTTGACTTTTGCATATTAAATGtcgtaaatataattcataggAAATACACAcgtgcacatatatatacatacatgcatatatattaaagattttccAATCTGATATTCTAttcattattcaaatttaatattgtcttaatattttgtcatatcATTTTTGActctttcgaaaaaaaatgcgaGTGCTCGCAAAGTATATACGAATCTAAAAGCGCTTGTACTGTTCGTTAAAGCCAGTCATGGCGCgacataaatttttgattatattttcttttacgcaACAATATTACACTACACTTTTTAatcctaataataaataactttattataaaggAATTACCTGAAATTCCGACTATTGCTTGGCTTTATAGTCGAAAATTCAAATCTTATTGCGAGCAATACAATTGAACTCAAATGTGCGGGAACGATACTATGCGAAAACGCGGGAACGATGCTATGCGAAAACGCGGGAACGATAAACTATGAATTGCTCGCTTTGTTGCGACGTCTAAAGGGCGCCATAttcaaatttcttaaatagtaatttttctcataataagTACTAAAAAACTAAAcgtctttatataaaaaaatgttctttcgTTGACAAATTTCtgttaaataatcaataattaatatatttaatagtcaTCAAAAATGCACGATAACCTACAAAAATAGCTCgttttgctaaaaaattatttacaaaaagtaagaaatattctatttaaatttaaataatatctctcattgaaaaatggaattttacataaattttattatttttttaaagatatttattcctcttttatacattcatattatatatgcagctatgtatttattatgtattttatttatattattttatatacatttttatattattatacacacagaataatttttattaaaatatttatcatattaatttttatatttcttatatttcaaattttgcatattaaatataaattatgtaattcacacacacgcgcgcacatacatatatagtatgtgtgtgtatatatatatatatatatatatatatatatatatatatatatatatatatatatatatctgactAGTTATAGATTTTCTGCCGACTTgaacactttttatattttttattcttcattattcaagtttaatattcaaatatttgtgttgtatcatttttatgaatatttttgagaaaaaataatgtgataaaaGGACGCTTATGCTTGACCCCCAAAGTCAGTTATGGcgcgatataaatttttcatcgtaTTTTCTTTTACGCAACGATTTCTCAGTAATACTACATTACACGCtttaatactaataatgaACAACTTTATTATAGACAAATTACCTGAAATTCTGATTTCTTGCTTAGCTTGTAATCGAAAATTCAAAGCTCGAGCAGCACACAACTTTGCAAACGCGGGAACGATAAACTATATGAATTGTTTGGAGTGTATTCAGAAATCTAGCTTGTGGGTAACATTTAGTTGACCAATCAGGAGCAAAGATTTCTTCGCTCTAATTGgtcgattaaatattactattttataagtaGGATTTTCGAACGCGATCTTTGCTTCGCCACAAACGACTAGATggcgttatttttaaattttagatacctatataaataagagttttttttcataatagaTGCTAACGCATAGAAAACTaacaattattcttatttctttaaattatttatataaaaagatttaaagaagata of Anoplolepis gracilipes chromosome 8, ASM4749672v1, whole genome shotgun sequence contains these proteins:
- the Xpc gene encoding DNA repair protein complementing XP-C cells homolog → MNESDDDSSDSSNDFTGITPKDELSASFFSIKPAIKSNLVNSKSYSEDESSDDDNFTTVENDINLFSEVVKNLKASEKAAVNDEKSQQSNSKEDELQDVKKVKIEPKNDIKDEINAVLLQGESRTHTFHDDESTDEEKKEEEEIKRPADYAIPKEGVKITLPGTSMILKKKPGNKKETDLTALLRRKLKANQIIIEKAARLCWLAYGFYLNCQANDPEIMAITVSLISTKNYPKDSFNLTYLTKFTKWFRNMFTIESNDKEVIINKETLLKRIAEKNIVNYRELVILYVAILRGIGLHCRLIVSLNPPLVKAYNDLLPKTNSTQKNDKVNEEPKGTKRKTGSSKKEKNTNSKKKSIKNNVVENSESARRNANAEAKKRAAEILRSKYSYTKKNKDTLNNSTKVSQDNASTSKDGKGDSTNLEKINTGPSPRRLRSSKAYNSASAVTKQQSNTQTNSENIQSKKGSKRILFSSDSSSEDEEPLSKVKKKRSDNNKTVVKSKRENEKKDSMSDDETDNNDKLKKRLDVWVEVYVESKESWISVNIMDGNVDCVTDIYKKASKPVLYVIAYNSEGLIKDVTRRYCPQWLSVTRKQRIDEKWWTETLSYWIEKETNMSKKEDELLLQKELEQPLPKTVSECKGHPLYVLVRHLLKYEALYPPDCVPLGHLKTGEAIYSRYCVHTLCSRETWLKKARVVKPKQDAYKIVKALPKYDKLSGMKIKDSALELFGEWQTTEYDPPEAKNGIVPRNEYGNVDLFKKCMLPKGTVHINLPGLNRIARKLNIDCVAAVVGFNFGYMGAVPATEGFVVCTEYEDTLRDAWETEQVEAAKRAREKREKRIYGNWKKLIRGLLIKEKLSQKYEFQEESKTNQSNKRSKQPKGTVKKSKA